In Microcoleus sp. bin38.metabat.b11b12b14.051, the sequence AAACCTTTCTCCAGATGCGACAAAGACTCGCTCCACTCCAGACGAATACCGGGCGATGCAGGAAACTGCCGAAGAACGTCACGAATACTGTAACGGAGAGATTATCGCTATGCCAGGAGGTTCCCCCGCTCACAGCCGTATTGCCGTAGACACTACGACTTTTCTGAATGTGGCTCTGCGAGACACCAATTTTCAAACCTATAACGGCGATTTACGAATTTGGATTCCTAGTTTCAATCACGGAACTTATCCCGATGTTCTGGTAATTAACGGCGAACCGGAATTCAATGGATCTCGCACGGATGAAATTCTCAATCCTTTGCTGATTGTGGAGATTCTTTCGCCGTCTACAGAAGCCTACGATCGTGGTGAAAAATTCCGAAAATATCGCTCTCTGGCTAATTTTTGTGAATATCTGCTGGTGAGTCAAACTGAGCCATATATTGAGCATTATTATAATTGCGATCGCCCAAGTAGCGATCGCTGGCAATGGCAAGTGTACGATCGGGTAGAAAGCGCGATCGTCCTGCACAGCTTGAATATAGAGCTACCGATGGCTGAAGTCTACCGCCGAATTAGTCTTTAAGGGCGATCGGTGACACTTATAATCAAAGTTAACAATGATTGTACTTCGCTCTTCTCAATTCATACAAAAATGCAAACATTCACCGCATCATATTGATCTGCCATTCGCAAAACTCGATCGCAAATCCAGGACTTGCATCAGCTATTAATAAAATAACTTATAGGAGGCTATAAAAATGACAACCGTATCCAACGAACAAACAGCGATTATCCGTACAGAAAGAGGACTGTCGATCGCAGGTACGCGCATCACTATCTACGACATCATGGACTATGTGACGGCTCAATATCCGCCTAAGTTTATCAGGGGATTGTTCGATTTGACAGAGGAACAAATTAATGGAGCTTTAGCTTACATTGAGGCAAATCGCGCTACTGTTGAAGCTGAGTATCAAATGGTTCTTAAAGAAGCTGAAGAACTGCGGCTGTACTACTACGAAGAAAAAAATCGCGATCTTATTGCCAGAATTGCCGCCATGCCACCAAGACCCGGAACTGAAGCTATATGGGAAAAGCTTCGAGCTGCTAAGGCAAAACGTGAGGATAAAGCATGATTTTTTTGATAGATCATAATCTCAACGGACACGCCATAATTTTCTTTGGCTCTATTGCTAATCAAGGTTGGCTTGATATCATCCCAATTCGTTTTGTCACCTTTGCACAAATGAAATTGCCAATCGATAGCGATGACAGATTAGTTTGGCGACTTGCTCAATAAAATCAGATGCTTTTGCTGACAGCTAATCGCAGCATGAAAGCCAAGGATTCCTTACTAACAAACAACAAGGACAGCACTTTAATATGTTAACTAAATACATTCAAGCTGCCATGAAGCAAGCTAAGTATGAAATTTTCCCTGATGATGGGACTTTCTACGGAGAAATTCCTATCTGTGAGGGAGTCTATGCAAATGCTCTAACTCTCGAAGTTGCCCGTGAAGAATTGCAAGAGGTATTGGAAGACTGGATCTTACTTAGTCTAACCCTGAATCTTCCTTTACCTGTCATTGATAATATCGACCTTACAGTTACGAAGGAAGTTGCCTGATGCCTCCTTTAAAACAAATCAAACGTCGAGACTTAATTTATTATTTGAAACGACTGGGATTTGACGGCCCCTATTAGGGAAAAAGGCATCAGTTTATGTTGAAAGATAGCCTTCGTGTTACTATCCCTAATCCTCATCAAGGCGATATCAGTGCCAACTTTTTAGCTAAAATCTTGGGACAGGCTAAAGTTGATATTAGTGATTGGGAGAACCTCTAAAGTTGAGAGGGTTTTGTCAATTATATTAAAGAAAACGATCGCGCTTCTTTTCGGATTGGGTATGGTACGGGAAGGGCGATCGCAATTTGATTACCACCAGATGTAGGGTGCGTCACCTGCGTCAATAGATAGTTTTGGCAAAAAATGGCAAGGTGACGCACCTTACTACGGTAGACTACACGAACGGGAGTAGGGAGTGACAAACAAAAACTGTGTTTTTTATCTAAAATTATGATTTATAATGTTACAAGTTTACTAAATTTTAAAAGAAATAATGAGAGGCGTAAAAGAATTATTTCTAACAAGCTTGACTGCTATTACTTTCAGTTGGGTAGCTGTCACCCAAATTCAGGGAATACCGGGAGCGATCGCCCAGACAAAGGTTCCTATGAGACTGCAACACGCAGAAGGAACCTATACGCTTACGGTGTCAGAAACGGAGACCACAAAATCTGCTTATGGGGGTCAGTTGCGCCTCTATGACGTGCATATTGCTAAGATGTTTGAGGTGACATATGCTGATTGTCAGGAGATACCTAACGCTGGCGGTAGGACTTGGTTGTACCGTGCCGGAAATGGTAGAATTGACATGGGGGAATTCAGAATTACCTGTCAGTCGGCTGGGGATATTGCTAACAGTTACGGTTTAGGCAAACCAGAGGGTACTGCGATCGAATATTCTCAAGGGGAGGCCGGACGGCCAATATCCAGAACTCGTTCTATCCCAATTTTAGACATTACTGGTAATAAAGTCCAGCGCTGGATAAATTTTGTGCAAAAGTTTCGTCCTCAGTCTGCTAATTCTCAAGCTAGTAATTCTCAATTAAGTAGTCCTTTTCCGGTTCGTGAAATTATCTCACGGATTCAAGGTAAGACGAGAGTCCCAATTTTTCTCCCCAGTCAACTTCCCTTCTCAGAAAAGGTTTACTTGGAAAGCCGAGTAGAAACAAAGGGCTATAGTGTTACAATTAGTCACATACCTAATTGCAACAGTACGCCTTGCTATATCGGGAGTATCTCAGGAGAAATAGGTGGAGAACCGGCGCAAGCACCGCCTAAAGGATTTAGGGGTGAATTCAGAGACATTAAATTAGCTAATCGAACACAAGGAATTTTTTATAATGCTTGCGGTGCTTATTGTACAGCATTAGTTGAATGGCAGTATAAAAGTGTTTTGTACCGAGTAACTATGAAGAATGGACGAGAGGAAACTCTCGTTCAAATAGCCAATTCTGCAATTGAAGCTGGGCCTCGCTAGCTAAAATTACTGACGCAACTTTCGGCAAAAAAAAGTAGCCAGCTTGCCCAGTTTCCCTATTTGTTTTACAGTTTAACTAGCAAATGTTTTTCCTGTCTTAATCTCTGTCAAACTCAGTGTAGGATAAAGTTTATCATGCGAGTTCAAGTGACCATTGCTAAAAAGTTGACTAGCAAGTTCTTAATTGTCATATTTTTATGTTTAGGCATCCTCTTAATGCACTCTGAACCAGTCAGAGCAGAAGGAAGTTTATCTAATGTCAGCAAAAAAACAGATTGCTTTTTCGTTCTAGGAGGAAGCTGTGACAAAGAAGCGACAACCAATACATCCTCCTCTGAAACCGAGATTAAA encodes:
- a CDS encoding type II toxin-antitoxin system HicB family antitoxin, giving the protein MLTKYIQAAMKQAKYEIFPDDGTFYGEIPICEGVYANALTLEVAREELQEVLEDWILLSLTLNLPLPVIDNIDLTVTKEVA
- a CDS encoding Uma2 family endonuclease, whose translation is MVIAETNPPNLSPDATKTRSTPDEYRAMQETAEERHEYCNGEIIAMPGGSPAHSRIAVDTTTFLNVALRDTNFQTYNGDLRIWIPSFNHGTYPDVLVINGEPEFNGSRTDEILNPLLIVEILSPSTEAYDRGEKFRKYRSLANFCEYLLVSQTEPYIEHYYNCDRPSSDRWQWQVYDRVESAIVLHSLNIELPMAEVYRRISL
- a CDS encoding DUF433 domain-containing protein; the encoded protein is MTTVSNEQTAIIRTERGLSIAGTRITIYDIMDYVTAQYPPKFIRGLFDLTEEQINGALAYIEANRATVEAEYQMVLKEAEELRLYYYEEKNRDLIARIAAMPPRPGTEAIWEKLRAAKAKREDKA